ACAAAAGCTTTGGGgaaaaattaaaatagaaatactggAATGTGGAcgataaagttactatctatctatctatctatctatctatctatttctAACATAAGGGTACCATTCAAAAAATCAATTTACCTTcgaaaaataatcttaaaattCAATATTAAGGAATCCCAGCAAAGAATTTAGGGGAGATTGGGAGAATTAACCAAAATCATAAGCCCAGGAAAGGCTTAATTGACTCATCAATTAAGCACCTACTATATGACACACACTGACCCATAAACCAACCAGCTGATCAGCTGCCAGGGGGAGTTCATAGAGGTCGATGGGAGGTGTTGGCAAGGCCCCCTGGATCATATTGAATGGGTGAGAAGGAGGGAGTGCCACTGCTGGTATGGAGGCTACTGGGTGACAGAGGTAGTGAAAGGTGACGCCTGCAGAGCTCCGACAGTCGGAGTTTGACTTGCCAGGAATGTgcctgtgcagcagcagcagcagaagcagcagctccTCTTTAGACCAGAGGATCAGTAGCATGGGACACCTGACACCAGGCTCTGAATCCAGTTGAGCTGCCTGACCTGCACGTCCCTATATACGCACAGCCACAGACCATCTTTAGGCAAAAGCAGACCCCGTAGGTAGGGCATCTCCACATGCAGCCCTACCTTATATGCATAGAAGCTCAGCAGGTTAACTGGGTGTGTGATGTCTGGTCATAAAGCACAATGGAGTGAGCTGCTGCATGGGCCACCCTGAGCCCACATCATTGACCTTTCATTATGTAGCCTATAATAAGACACCCCTCCTGCTTTTTCTTTGACACCCACATTCTTAATTTCTCAACTTCTCGACTACaggtaaggcaaggcaaggcagctttatttatatagcacatttcagcaacaggacaattcaaagtgctttacataaacattcaagaacattgtgacaaagtgcaaaagaacatcaagatataattaaaacagttataaaaacattaaagattagaaaataaaaacaagctaaaaataaaagctaggatagaagcttaaatagagtataacacacaagagtaaaagctctagtgcagtataagatcattatctggtttaatgaaatgcagcagcaaacaggaacgttttaagctttgatttaaaagaactcagagttggagctggtcctgcagttttctgggagcttgttccaaatatttggtgcataaaaactgaggTTAGCTGTGTATGGGGGGTATCTACTTATTTGGAGTCATTATAGAGCAGCTGTCTAGCCAATTCAACAACACTCAATTAAGCTGTCGAATCTGTGCATAGTGTCtaaatacagatacagatacagataactttatttatccccgaagggcaattcagtttctgcagtccaccgagacatatacacattcatactgcacaatcatcaatgacagagggaacagagtataggtggcatatggggaggtgcaagatcaataaaagtacaaaaataaaaatatttgcaataaaaacaataaatacaagaataaaaaaacaagacgagataaaagaataaaggaataattagaataaagtgccaagagtattGCACATTGCAAATTACATTACAAGAATGTACCTAATTGCAAACACGGACAACCATTATATGGTTAGGtagatatttagatagatagatagatagatagatagatagatagatagatagatagatagatagatagatagatagatagatcgtaaccttattgatcccgagggaaattcaagtttccagcatcacagctccataatgcaaaacatgttagtaaaaaggcagtaaaaaagttagtaatgcaaagtacaaagtataaaaaaatataccagatataaaaatacaaggagatgaagaaaactgttaaaactgaatatagtgcagggtaacagctgtgatacaggactattaaaaaagtatatatagtgcagaagagactgttaaaaatgaatatagtgcagggtaacaactgtgatacaaaactattaaaaaacggaatatagtgcagaagagactggcagaaatgaatatagtgcagggtaacagctgtgatacacgactattaaaaagtgcagaagagactgttaaaaatgactatagtgcagggtaactccagtagcttagtctaaactgcactgtatgcattattatctgtcctgtcatgttagtgcaaaataaaaataaataataatacaataaaaataaaaaataaaaataaataatacaataaaaataaataaataaataatacaaaaataaataaataatacaataaaacgAATTGTCTTTTCAACCTCTTTTACCATCTGATAAAAAATCGTTATCACCCAAACGGTTCATAACCACCCTGACCCTCATTCCTGACCTCCCTGCCCCGGTATAGAGCCACCTGTTGCGGGTGTTTGTCTGTTTAAAGACGTCCTCCAGCGGGCGGAGCTAAGAGAGACGCAGCCTGTGATTACAGCACCGTGGACGCCATCTGTCCTGCTCTGCTTCCGTGAAATCCGAGCCCAGTGTGAGTATATTTACTGTGTGCACATTTAGCCTCTCACAGTGCTGAATGTATATACTGCTTGTTATACAAgcctgttatatatatatatatagatgagAGTGGACGCATTGTCAGGGAGATTTTATACGTTTTGTCTGTTATCTGCAAGCGCTGACAGGCGATTATCTGTGCTCCATGTTACCATATGATTAATCTATAACTACACACGTTTATGTCATGAGGTGGTAATATATATAGagcaattaatcatttaatcaaTATATTGACATTCTGTTATGGTGTTATTTGGGCTATATGATACAGTTCAAGACGACGATTTGATACACGCttattttaatgctttttgCATACAAAAACATCGCGTCTCACCAATAAAATGAATAAGGTTGACATGATTTTGTAACACAATAATAAGATATAAAGCGTGGAGTGTTTTCATATAGTGATTACGTCACGGGCTGACCTTTAATTTGGAATATTCAACAGATCTCAGGAGCCAATCAGAGGAGGAGATGACACTACGTCATCACGTTCAAGCAATTTCTGCTGTTGACGTTTTTTAACGGAAATTCAAATTTTCAGCCACTATTGTGGAATAATATACTGATTTAGTTTACAGAGCAGATAGTATTAGGTTCGTAGATGTCATAGTTTGTAATTTCCCTCAAAACTAAACTTGTATCTCCACCTCCAGGAGCCCAGCGAGGCAAACTAACCAGTAACTCCCCGGGTAGAGGAGGAAGTAGGCGGCTCTGTCGCCGGGGGAAGCCTCCAGCTTAGTGATGGGAAgtcaggctctttttagtgagccggtTCATtgggctcagctcaccaagaagagtcggctctttcggctcccaaacggctcttcgttttaccacttctgcctttttataattcagccacatTTAGCgcagttttgacctatgattagtatgtatgcacatatatcacttaaattattcaatataattatactaaaccttataatttccagaataccataattttacatgctgcttcgtttccgactgtcactcatcttgtctgctattcgcgcaccgcactcctctctctcttttgctcttcctcctgctctgtacctgtagaccgtcagcgcgccgtgCACCACCGCCCCTCCCTGCtcgatggtatgatccttgtctgtcatcacctggtTGGTcacacggacgtcattaacacaacattcagtcacagtcagtgcgtGGAGTGCGTGGAGTGCCCGTGGTGCGAAGATCATCCATGGATGTAATAAAAGAACTGGagacagcgttggaggcggggccccggtcatGGGGgcagttgctcattggcgcatgaagcctaaatggctcgacttccgtctggaaaagtacccgtatCTTGGCGGATCTTTGGCAACTGGGACATGCGCAGTAgtgtccgctcggtcacatgactgtcacggggtcccaatggtctgggtctcattcacatgaacggaggaagggaaaaaacTGTATTCAGCTactagtgcattttacaactttaaaaacataattttttaaataaggagctattagagtgttcgtactggggagttgattcacctcaaaaaaatgtatccgctgagttacagtcgtctctttcccaatgtaagtctatgggaaaaagtatttttgggcccaacgtcatcacgtgacggacacggaagttgcagtaccgctgTTTGGCCCCTACCAAAGTCCGGATTGTCGACCGGCGCAATTCCTGGGGGCttgtcctctccctcctgctctgtacctgtagaccgtcagcgcgccgcgcacccccgcccctccatgcttgattcaagattcaagattcaagagttttatttgccatttgcacctaagtacattgTAATTCTGaacagtttacaccgagtcagctttaagaaaagaaaaaaggtagaaaaggcacaaggtaattacagtacaaaataagtagcacattcaacaacacaataaataaataaattattaaaatataaatggtatgatccttgtcggTAATTAGtaattggtcgcacggacgtcaataacacaacattcagtcacagtcagtgcatggagtgcccgcggcgcggagaagatcatcctatcattctgccttgaattaattagaatacacacaaaaaaaaaaacgtctctcggACGGGAACCGGCTcccatcgttcacttaaaagagccggctgaAAGATCCGGCTCGTTCTCGACCGACTCATCACTCCTCCAGCTACCATTGGCTTTAAATGCCTCCTCATGATGTTTTAAATGTCTGGCGGTGACACGAAACCTCAGAGGACTGCTTAGGTTCAACACATCGTAGCTTGGGCGTTATTTAGGCTTATAACGCAGTGTTTAGTTCTAACGTTAGTATATATCTCACAGAGCTGTTATGTGTGTCTAACAACGCTAGCTTTCCATAACAAATTGAGTTTTTCATCTTCTcggtttgttgttgtgtttcagtgTAAGATGGTGACCAAGAGGATCCGCTCTGAGTACATGAAGAAGTTCAAAGACCCTAAGTGGGAGACGTACACCAGGTGTTACGAGGAGATGCTGAAGTACCGGCTGACCCGCAGGCTgctggagcacacacacaaaccctggTTCTGGAGCGGTCCAGACAGCGACTCAGACTCTGGAGGAAGGAGTCCTcctgatcctcctcctcctcctccttatccTCCTTATCCTCCCAGTAAGAAGAACCAGGTGCAGGCCGACACCAGCAGAGACCGGGCCGAGCTGGAGGAGTGTGAGGGGGCGAGGATggagagacagcagcagcagagcagagctgcgGGGTCTGTTCCCAGGCTGCCCcttcaggaggaggagagagggtcTGCAGTCCATGGTACAAATGAGATGTGTTTTAATAGCTGTACAACACATTGGGATGTATGCATGTTACTCTACTGTATCATATGATGACATTCACTCCTCTCAGGCGCACAGCTCGAAGGTGCCAGAGAGCCAGGAGGAGtaccagaggaggagagagaggacagtcAAGACAGAGGTAAGTCAGAGCAGAAAAGCGCATCCATAGTTAGTGTGCATTCGTTattcaagttcaagttcaagtttagtttattgatCACATACACATGGCAGAGAGAttctttgttcctgtttgttactCTCTCATCCCTGTATAATAGACAatcgatcaatcaatcagttgaataacaataatgaagtcaaatataatcattataaacattataaatatagcaGCTACAATAGCAAATTGTTCGATAAAATATGAGGTAGGGAATACATacacaattataaaataaatataagagaATATACACACAtccgcatgcacacacacacacaaacacacacaaacacacacacactcccccaaTACACACATACTTATGGAGCGCTTCACAGTAAATACATAGAATTAAAAACCTTGTAAGTGTGCAGTGCAACCGAGGGTGAGGAGGTGGGTATGAATGGATAGAGACAGGGCTCTAGTGGGTCAGGGTCAGGTGTGAGTCTCTAGTGGGTGTAGTGGGTCTGTAGTGGGTCAGGGTCAGTTGTGAGTCTCAGCTCAACATCTGGGTGGCCTGCGGATAGCAGCTGTTTTTGAGGCGGTTGGTTTTAGCTCTGATGCTGATGTAGCCAGGCTTCCTCTTGGACTGCTTCCTGATGAAGAGGCCATGGCTCGGGTGGCTGGGATGAGGCTGGGTGAGCAATGATCTTGTTTGCCTTGGTTATACATCGCTTGGTGTATATGTCCTCCAAGTTAGGCAGCACTCCACCTGTGAGCCTTTGGGCCAACCGCACCACTCTCTGAAGCCGCCGTCGATCCTGCTCGGAGCAGTTGCCATACCAGCTGGTGATGCAGAGCATTGCAAATGTGTCCTCAGATGGAGTCAGAATCATATCAAATTGTGTAAGCAGAGTGAGCAGGGCAGCTTCACTGTATATTAAGTCATAAATGTTGTCAGCAGTTTTATCTCTGCATTGCTTAGTTTCTTGCAGATGATCTTTCTCCAaggaacttactgtatattCATTTGAATTTACCAGTAATATCAGGCATTCTGGTGCTGCTTTGACCTGATTGTCTTTTCTATTtgcagagagagacactggAGGACCCCAACCACAGCAGAGGAAACCCTCCAAACCCTCAAAGCAAACATGGCGCTCCCACCGGGTCAGGCCTGCACCAACACTGCAGCCCAGGGACgacggagaggagagcagacatcCTTTCGCTCTGTACGGTTCAGGAGAGAAGGATGCAGACATGGCGAGCAGGAAGACACACAACGTTGGCCCTGTAGCTTCGACTACGGAGGTAATCTTTCCGTCTGCCGTTCTGTGGACCTACTCATGACGAACTGTGTCAACAGGAACTGTCAGTTTATTATGGCGTTTATTTCCCCGGTAGATCCATGAGTCGGCTCTTCGTGCCAAGACCaggagggaggtggagcgtCAGGTCCATACCCAGAGAGCCGAGCGCCGCCAGAGAGCCGAGTCTGCTGATCTGGACAAGGCCAGGAAGGTGGTTCAACCAGAATACAACCCCTGGCTCACTGAGTACATGCGCTGCTTCTCTGCACGCTCCCGATAAGACACACGTACATACACTGAGCAGAAATACTTACTTCAGAGTGATTCCAGACCAAAATAAAGCCATTATTGCCTCAAACCCCTGAAGTTTAAATACCAATAGATGTTGAATAGAGCATGGGGTGGATTGATTCATACAAAGGCTCCAAAATGTGAATCACTCTCGCATTCAGGATGTAAACTGACAAAACTTTTAAACTCACTGTGTGGCTTATTCCCCCAGATGTGTACTATCGTGTGTTTtatataaatcaattttaatACGTATATACAATAAGAACCATTTTACAGGGTATCGGAGACTCTTGAAATAAattatttgaaatgaaatgtataATTAATAGATTCATCTACTGTATACAGATATTTTGATTAGAACGAAGAGtctaaaaatgcattttacagaTATATTTTGATGTAGTCCCTTTAAACACAGgctagcatatatatatataaaaaaagctgTCTTTTTATACAGGGATATCAAATCACAGTGGACTCACACAGaagtaatgaaatgctgaataaTACTGAATAATTAATGCTTCTGAGATCAAAACAAGGAGAATGTACACACACTTATTGTATACAAAACCATGGCTTTATCAAGTGAAAGTTGTT
This window of the Sebastes fasciatus isolate fSebFas1 chromosome 2, fSebFas1.pri, whole genome shotgun sequence genome carries:
- the ccsapb gene encoding centriole, cilia and spindle-associated protein, translated to MVTKRIRSEYMKKFKDPKWETYTRCYEEMLKYRLTRRLLEHTHKPWFWSGPDSDSDSGGRSPPDPPPPPPYPPYPPSKKNQVQADTSRDRAELEECEGARMERQQQQSRAAGSVPRLPLQEEERGSAVHGAQLEGAREPGGVPEEEREDSQDRERDTGGPQPQQRKPSKPSKQTWRSHRVRPAPTLQPRDDGEESRHPFALYGSGEKDADMASRKTHNVGPVASTTEIHESALRAKTRREVERQVHTQRAERRQRAESADLDKARKVVQPEYNPWLTEYMRCFSARSR